In a single window of the Rhopalosiphum padi isolate XX-2018 chromosome 1, ASM2088224v1, whole genome shotgun sequence genome:
- the LOC132932062 gene encoding uncharacterized protein LOC132932062 isoform X2 yields MGFPKLLLVLVILPYLCCESLDEDEFNNVNSSIQLISRFSQDLIHGSVLFSQHSLIDDIILISVSLKNFGNSLQWSWQIKEFPVDYTNLDDRCSDKNLGNKLLSFDNTFGELTLENHTKLQFSISKSILELTGPLGIWYRSLLLKDNAGNTICSTIMAKDDSELRVAEAKFQTRFFGNIYIVWVGISSSLMDAIIFTNLEDRKSLKTELTTNNWKIFSTDVLESILDKSKLNCDALQILYDPESNGLGDLGARLGPVQIGKKSLIRDTNLATFDIEYESRVLYMVLFDSERADNILDCAQINLKKSITLKGFVNETKIKLELTLWQKSKFEITNVYSKADSIQNDITLRLHEMPLIPKTYKTSLNINNNCLGVGKIFNPTGKLFPAEVERQTQDKYAIGDLSGKYNYDSSSWDAYLPLFGSNSVIHRSLVLYINGEILTCTTLLPFTGPNSQTKVAYLTSEAIFRYPLVGRIVFRQPIDIGATETVIIIESLVHADGTTLKDSDEHRWSINVQPPGKDFYNWMDRCKSAGPIYDPHKVVKNNMTSLCSKSLKYCSVGDLSSRLNSLSIAGNKLNAIGVSRHMFVDEYMSLFGVNSIIGKSLVIYGDHGPQARGDRLACSKIEKVWHRKAVVKDWYSDTDTNSVSGKIELFQLSEYDPVDFEINLQGIQGGYDYYVYSNPVDGGLDLPCESSNLYEIWDPWNNKETGGLRYGDWSLKFGSIHGARTVSTVGNDTHAQLFGQLVFLGRSVMIHGMPSKKRLVCSTIERGYAPSEAREIRAMASFHNPNGFLYGYIRMTQLVYNDGSKSDTVIEVNLHYPGLYNKNMTKNHKWAIYVNPVGIDATVKDHGTRCTAAGYIWNPYYTQLADPLNVKFI; encoded by the exons ATGGGTTTTCCAAAGTTATTGTTGGTGTTAGTCATCCTTCCGTATTTGTGCTGTGAAAGTCTGGATGAAG atgAATTTAACAATGTTAATTCTAGTATACAGTTGATTTCAAGATTTTCTCAAGATTTAATTCATGGCTCAGTATTGTTTTCCCAACATTCATTGATTGATgatattattctaatttctgtttcattaaaaaattttggCAATTCATTACAATGGTCTTGGCAAATAAAAGAATTTCCTGTTGATTATACTAATTTAGATGATCGATGTAGCGACAAAAATCTTggaaataa attattaagtTTTGATAATACATTTGGAGAATTAACATTAGAAAATCATACAAAACTTcagttttcaatttcaaaatctattttagAATTAACCGGTCCTTTGGGAATTTGGTATAGATCCTTGTTACTTAAAGATAATGCTGGGAATACTATTTGCTCAACAATcatg gcaaAAGATGATTCAGAATTGCGAGTGGCTGAAGCTAAGTTTCAAACTCGATTTTTTggcaatatttatatagtttgggTTGGTATATCAAGCAGCTTAATGGACgcaattatatttactaatctTGAAGATAGGAAAAGTTTAAAAACTGAACTCACTACcaataattggaaaatattttcaactgatGTTCTTGAATCTATTCTAG atAAGTCAAAACTCAATTGTGATGCTCTTCAGATTTTATATGATCCTGAATCTAACGGATTAGGTGATTTAGGTGCTCGACTTGGGCCAGTTCAAATTgggaaaaaatcattaatacgaGATACTAATCTTGCAACATTTGATATTGAATATGAGAGTAGAGTTTTATATATGGTTCTGTTTGATAGTGAACGTgctgataatattttagattgtgCACAAATCAATCTAAAAAAAAGCATTACACTtaa ggGATTTgttaatgaaacaaaaataaaacttgaGTTGACATTATGGCAAAagtcaaaatttgaaattactaATGTTTATAGCAAAGCTGATTCAATTCAAAATGATATAACTTTAAGATTACATGAAATGCCCTTGATTCCTAAGACTTATAAGACatcattgaatataaataataattgtttgggTGTTGGTAAAATTTTTAATCCAACTGGTAAATTATTTCCTGCTGAAGTTGAAAGACAAACTCAAGATAAATATGCTATTGGTGACTTAAgtggaaaatataattatgatagttCTAGTTGGGATGCATATTTACCTCTATTTGGAAGCAACAGTGTTATTCATCGATCATTAGTTttatacat aaatggaGAAATATTGACTTGCACTACATTGTTGCCATTTACTGGGCCAAATTCTCAAACTAAAGTAGCTTACTTAACATCAGAAGCTATTTTTCGCTATCCTCTAGTTGGCAGAATTGTATTTCGACAACCTATTGACATTGGAGCAACtgaaactgtaataataattgaaagtttAGTTCATGCAGATGGTACTACACTTAAAGATTCAGATGAACATAGGTGGTCTATAAATGTACAACCGCCTGGAAAAGACTTTTATAATTGGATGGATCGGTGTAAAAGTGCAGGTCCTATATATGATCCTCACAag gttgtgaaaaataatatgacatcTTTATGCAGTAAGTCCCTTAAATACTGCAGTGTAGGTGATTTATCTTCTCGTTTGAATAGTTTGTCGATAGCTGGTAATAAATTAAACGCAATAGGCGTGAGTAGACATATGTTTGTGGATGAATATATGTCATTATTTGGAGTTAATTCAATTATTGGTAAATCATTGGTGATTTATGGTGACCATGGTCCACAAGCTCGTGGAGATCGTTTAGCTTGTTCAaa aatagaAAAGGTATGGCATCGAAAAGCTGTAGTAAAGGACTGGTACAGCGATACTGACACAAATTCTGTTTCtggtaaaattgaattattccaacTTTCTGAGTATGATCCAGTTGATTTTGAGATCAACCTCCAAGGTATACAAGGGGgatatgattattatgtttattca AATCCAGTTGACGGTGGTTTAGACTTACCATGTGAGAGttcaaatttatatgaaatttggGATCCATGGAATAATAAAGAGACTGGAGGTTTACGATATGGTGATTGGAGTTTGAAATTTGGCTCAATACATGGTGCTAGAACCGTGTCTACTGTTGGAAATGACACCCATGCTCAATTATTTGGTCAATTAGTATTTTTAGGTCGATCAGTAATGATACATGGTATGCCTTCTAAAAAAAG ATTAGTGTGTTCTACAATAGAAAGAGGATACGCACCATCAGAAGCTCGAGAAATCAGAGCAATGGCTTCATTTCATAACCCTAATGGTTTTCTTTATGGTTATATACGAATG actCAACTAGTTTATAATGACGGAAGTAAAAGTGATACTGTAATTGAAGTTAATTTACATTATCcaggtttatataataaaaatatg ACTAAAAATCACAAATGGGCAATTTATGTTAATCCAGTGGGTATTGACGCTACTGTTAAAGATCACGGGACACGGTGTACTGCAGCTGGGTACATTTGGAACCCATACTACACACAACTTGCTGATCCCTTGAATGTAAAGTTTATATAG
- the LOC132932062 gene encoding uncharacterized protein LOC132932062 isoform X1 has translation MGFPKLLLVLVILPYLCCESLDEDEFNNVNSSIQLISRFSQDLIHGSVLFSQHSLIDDIILISVSLKNFGNSLQWSWQIKEFPVDYTNLDDRCSDKNLGNKLLSFDNTFGELTLENHTKLQFSISKSILELTGPLGIWYRSLLLKDNAGNTICSTIMAKDDSELRVAEAKFQTRFFGNIYIVWVGISSSLMDAIIFTNLEDRKSLKTELTTNNWKIFSTDVLESILDKSKLNCDALQILYDPESNGLGDLGARLGPVQIGKKSLIRDTNLATFDIEYESRVLYMVLFDSERADNILDCAQINLKKSITLKGFVNETKIKLELTLWQKSKFEITNVYSKADSIQNDITLRLHEMPLIPKTYKTSLNINNNCLGVGKIFNPTGKLFPAEVERQTQDKYAIGDLSGKYNYDSSSWDAYLPLFGSNSVIHRSLVLYINGEILTCTTLLPFTGPNSQTKVAYLTSEAIFRYPLVGRIVFRQPIDIGATETVIIIESLVHADGTTLKDSDEHRWSINVQPPGKDFYNWMDRCKSAGPIYDPHKVVKNNMTSLCSKSLKYCSVGDLSSRLNSLSIAGNKLNAIGVSRHMFVDEYMSLFGVNSIIGKSLVIYGDHGPQARGDRLACSKIEKVWHRKAVVKDWYSDTDTNSVSGKIELFQLSEYDPVDFEINLQGIQGGYDYYVYSNPVDGGLDLPCESSNLYEIWDPWNNKETGGLRYGDWSLKFGSIHGARTVSTVGNDTHAQLFGQLVFLGRSVMIHGMPSKKRLVCSTIERGYAPSEAREIRAMASFHNPNGFLYGYIRMTQLVYNDGSKSDTVIEVNLHYPGLYNKNMTKNHKWAIYVNPVGIDATVKDHGTRCTAAGYIWNPYYTQLADPLNVKLYEDECGPDQPLRCYVGDISGRLGNIDIGSHSMVFSDPNLPLEGDISAIGRSIIVFSKNGYEKLGCANIEYDKDIIKYVNVRKTTKYETTHFFEAVRNAMGVPDWMITVDSRKTKILHNGACIQYLVHFKGALANELESDFSKLLAIGQLPAQTLKISGYYPTNVKLKIPYQGCPVYNKKLASNISSAGKWITNNFLLITVLITFNILL, from the exons ATGGGTTTTCCAAAGTTATTGTTGGTGTTAGTCATCCTTCCGTATTTGTGCTGTGAAAGTCTGGATGAAG atgAATTTAACAATGTTAATTCTAGTATACAGTTGATTTCAAGATTTTCTCAAGATTTAATTCATGGCTCAGTATTGTTTTCCCAACATTCATTGATTGATgatattattctaatttctgtttcattaaaaaattttggCAATTCATTACAATGGTCTTGGCAAATAAAAGAATTTCCTGTTGATTATACTAATTTAGATGATCGATGTAGCGACAAAAATCTTggaaataa attattaagtTTTGATAATACATTTGGAGAATTAACATTAGAAAATCATACAAAACTTcagttttcaatttcaaaatctattttagAATTAACCGGTCCTTTGGGAATTTGGTATAGATCCTTGTTACTTAAAGATAATGCTGGGAATACTATTTGCTCAACAATcatg gcaaAAGATGATTCAGAATTGCGAGTGGCTGAAGCTAAGTTTCAAACTCGATTTTTTggcaatatttatatagtttgggTTGGTATATCAAGCAGCTTAATGGACgcaattatatttactaatctTGAAGATAGGAAAAGTTTAAAAACTGAACTCACTACcaataattggaaaatattttcaactgatGTTCTTGAATCTATTCTAG atAAGTCAAAACTCAATTGTGATGCTCTTCAGATTTTATATGATCCTGAATCTAACGGATTAGGTGATTTAGGTGCTCGACTTGGGCCAGTTCAAATTgggaaaaaatcattaatacgaGATACTAATCTTGCAACATTTGATATTGAATATGAGAGTAGAGTTTTATATATGGTTCTGTTTGATAGTGAACGTgctgataatattttagattgtgCACAAATCAATCTAAAAAAAAGCATTACACTtaa ggGATTTgttaatgaaacaaaaataaaacttgaGTTGACATTATGGCAAAagtcaaaatttgaaattactaATGTTTATAGCAAAGCTGATTCAATTCAAAATGATATAACTTTAAGATTACATGAAATGCCCTTGATTCCTAAGACTTATAAGACatcattgaatataaataataattgtttgggTGTTGGTAAAATTTTTAATCCAACTGGTAAATTATTTCCTGCTGAAGTTGAAAGACAAACTCAAGATAAATATGCTATTGGTGACTTAAgtggaaaatataattatgatagttCTAGTTGGGATGCATATTTACCTCTATTTGGAAGCAACAGTGTTATTCATCGATCATTAGTTttatacat aaatggaGAAATATTGACTTGCACTACATTGTTGCCATTTACTGGGCCAAATTCTCAAACTAAAGTAGCTTACTTAACATCAGAAGCTATTTTTCGCTATCCTCTAGTTGGCAGAATTGTATTTCGACAACCTATTGACATTGGAGCAACtgaaactgtaataataattgaaagtttAGTTCATGCAGATGGTACTACACTTAAAGATTCAGATGAACATAGGTGGTCTATAAATGTACAACCGCCTGGAAAAGACTTTTATAATTGGATGGATCGGTGTAAAAGTGCAGGTCCTATATATGATCCTCACAag gttgtgaaaaataatatgacatcTTTATGCAGTAAGTCCCTTAAATACTGCAGTGTAGGTGATTTATCTTCTCGTTTGAATAGTTTGTCGATAGCTGGTAATAAATTAAACGCAATAGGCGTGAGTAGACATATGTTTGTGGATGAATATATGTCATTATTTGGAGTTAATTCAATTATTGGTAAATCATTGGTGATTTATGGTGACCATGGTCCACAAGCTCGTGGAGATCGTTTAGCTTGTTCAaa aatagaAAAGGTATGGCATCGAAAAGCTGTAGTAAAGGACTGGTACAGCGATACTGACACAAATTCTGTTTCtggtaaaattgaattattccaacTTTCTGAGTATGATCCAGTTGATTTTGAGATCAACCTCCAAGGTATACAAGGGGgatatgattattatgtttattca AATCCAGTTGACGGTGGTTTAGACTTACCATGTGAGAGttcaaatttatatgaaatttggGATCCATGGAATAATAAAGAGACTGGAGGTTTACGATATGGTGATTGGAGTTTGAAATTTGGCTCAATACATGGTGCTAGAACCGTGTCTACTGTTGGAAATGACACCCATGCTCAATTATTTGGTCAATTAGTATTTTTAGGTCGATCAGTAATGATACATGGTATGCCTTCTAAAAAAAG ATTAGTGTGTTCTACAATAGAAAGAGGATACGCACCATCAGAAGCTCGAGAAATCAGAGCAATGGCTTCATTTCATAACCCTAATGGTTTTCTTTATGGTTATATACGAATG actCAACTAGTTTATAATGACGGAAGTAAAAGTGATACTGTAATTGAAGTTAATTTACATTATCcaggtttatataataaaaatatg ACTAAAAATCACAAATGGGCAATTTATGTTAATCCAGTGGGTATTGACGCTACTGTTAAAGATCACGGGACACGGTGTACTGCAGCTGGGTACATTTGGAACCCATACTACACACAACTTGCTGATCCCTTGAAT GTAAAACTGTATGAAGATGAATGTGGGCCTGATCAACCTTTACGATGTTATGTTGGAGATATATCTGGTCGTTTGGGTAATATTGACATTGGTTCACATTCAATGGTATTTTCTGATCCAAATTTACCTTTAG aaggAGACATTTCTGCAATCGGTAgatcaattattgtattttcaaaaaatggcTATGAAAAATTAGGTTGTGCTAATATTGAGTACGATAaagatatcataaaatatgtgaatGTAAGAAAAACTACAAAGTATGAAACAACACATTTTTTTGAAGCTGTGAGAAATGCAATGGGGGTTCCTGATTGGATGATAACTGTAGACagtagaaaaacaaaaatattacataatggaGCTTGTATTCAATATTTGGTCCATTTTAAAG gtgcCCTTGCTAATGAATTGGAATctgattttagtaaattattagcAATTGGTCAATTACCTGCTCAAACACTAAAAATAAGTGGTTATTATCCtactaatgttaaattaaaaattccatatCAAGGATGTCctgtatataacaaaaaattagcTTCAA atatatcaTCTGCAGGAAAGTGGatcacaaacaattttttactaataactgtattaattacatttaacatcTTGTTATAG